The following are encoded together in the Pseudoclavibacter endophyticus genome:
- a CDS encoding DUF4190 domain-containing protein, which yields MNTIESNDAAARIAGSTAGTPAAHLPQPAGQWPPSPTPEQERAWRYTQSHAHGAGTQPDAAPSASAATYGGAGASMPGGPRVTPRYSPASVQNLATWALVLGIVCVFFNPLAGFSIAAGTCAIVALVRHGDLLREGLDVPGKNMAVAGLVLAGAGILRTWGFGWFIF from the coding sequence ATGAACACCATCGAATCGAACGACGCGGCAGCGCGGATCGCGGGATCCACGGCCGGCACGCCGGCCGCGCACCTGCCGCAACCGGCCGGCCAGTGGCCGCCGAGCCCGACGCCCGAGCAAGAGCGCGCGTGGCGGTACACGCAGTCGCACGCACACGGTGCTGGCACACAGCCAGACGCCGCGCCGTCTGCGAGTGCCGCGACGTACGGCGGTGCGGGAGCATCCATGCCGGGCGGTCCCCGGGTCACTCCCCGCTACAGCCCCGCCAGCGTGCAGAACCTCGCGACGTGGGCGCTCGTGCTCGGCATCGTCTGCGTGTTCTTCAATCCCCTCGCCGGTTTCAGCATCGCAGCGGGAACGTGCGCGATCGTCGCGCTCGTCCGGCATGGGGACCTGCTCCGCGAGGGCCTCGACGTCCCGGGGAAGAACATGGCCGTTGCCGGCCTCGTGCTGGCCGGTGCCGGAATCCTGCGCACGTGGGGGTTCGGCTGGTTCATCTTCTGA
- the tig gene encoding trigger factor: protein MKTSVEQINPTHVKLTIAVEPAELQPYLDGAYKTISSQIQVPGFRRGKVPAAIIDQRVGKEAVIEQAVSDGLDTFYNQAVTESGIQPLGRPQADVSSTPTPAGREIEGDLVIDVEVDVRPEFELPDYRGLKLKVDAAEVTDEDVDAEIQELRKRFGTLVTVDRPIEDGDFVTLDLVAAVDGEQVDEAKGISYELGSGQLLEGTDEALLTLTAGETTTFSSTLLGGEREGEDAEITVTVEAVKVRELPELDDDFAQMASEFDTVEELRDDLRTTAASKKTFEQVDQAREQIVPALLERVDIAVPQQVVEDEVARHLQAEGKDVDDPHAEEVRAETEKSFRQQVLLDAIIKEANIQVEQDELTQFMIQSASQYGMQPQEFVNMLQENGQFMGMVGEVARSKALLFVLDKAEVVDENGDPVDVSEFTVAIRRAEEKAAADAAAEAVPTDELVGAEDESDAAEADSDEAADDATAEADDK, encoded by the coding sequence GTGAAGACTTCGGTCGAACAGATCAACCCGACGCACGTCAAGCTGACGATCGCCGTCGAGCCCGCAGAGCTGCAGCCCTACCTCGATGGCGCGTACAAGACGATCTCGAGCCAGATCCAGGTGCCCGGCTTCCGCCGCGGCAAGGTGCCGGCCGCCATCATCGACCAGCGCGTCGGCAAGGAGGCGGTCATCGAGCAGGCCGTCTCCGACGGCCTCGACACGTTCTATAACCAGGCCGTCACCGAGTCGGGCATCCAACCCCTCGGGCGTCCCCAGGCGGACGTCTCGTCGACGCCGACCCCGGCCGGCCGCGAGATCGAGGGCGACCTTGTGATCGACGTCGAGGTCGACGTGCGCCCCGAGTTCGAGCTTCCGGACTATCGCGGGCTCAAACTCAAGGTCGACGCGGCCGAAGTGACCGACGAGGACGTCGACGCCGAGATCCAGGAGCTGCGCAAGCGGTTCGGCACCCTCGTCACCGTCGACCGGCCGATCGAGGACGGCGACTTCGTGACGCTCGACCTCGTCGCCGCCGTCGACGGCGAGCAGGTCGACGAGGCCAAGGGCATCTCGTACGAGCTCGGTTCGGGGCAGCTGCTCGAGGGAACCGACGAAGCGCTGCTCACGCTCACGGCCGGTGAGACGACGACGTTCAGCTCGACGCTGCTCGGCGGCGAGCGCGAGGGCGAAGACGCCGAGATCACCGTGACGGTCGAGGCCGTCAAGGTGCGAGAACTTCCCGAGCTCGACGATGACTTCGCCCAGATGGCGTCGGAGTTCGACACGGTCGAGGAGCTGCGCGACGACTTGCGGACAACGGCCGCCTCGAAGAAGACGTTCGAGCAGGTCGACCAGGCTCGCGAGCAGATCGTGCCGGCACTGCTCGAGCGGGTCGACATCGCCGTTCCTCAGCAGGTCGTCGAGGACGAGGTCGCGCGGCACCTGCAGGCGGAGGGCAAGGACGTTGACGACCCGCACGCCGAAGAGGTGCGCGCCGAGACCGAGAAGTCGTTCCGGCAGCAGGTGCTGCTCGACGCCATCATCAAGGAAGCAAACATCCAGGTCGAGCAGGACGAGCTCACCCAGTTCATGATCCAGTCTGCGTCGCAGTACGGCATGCAACCGCAGGAGTTCGTCAACATGCTGCAGGAGAACGGGCAGTTCATGGGCATGGTCGGCGAGGTCGCCCGCTCGAAGGCACTGCTGTTCGTTCTCGACAAGGCCGAGGTCGTCGACGAGAACGGCGACCCGGTTGACGTGTCGGAGTTCACCGTCGCCATCCGCCGTGCCGAGGAGAAGGCGGCGGCCGATGCCGCCGCCGAGGCCGTTCCGACCGACGAACTCGTCGGCGCCGAGGACGAGAGCGATGCAGCGGAGGCCGACAGCGACGAGGCGGCCGACGACGCGACGGCGGAGGCCGACGACAAGTAA
- a CDS encoding sirohydrochlorin chelatase, which translates to MTLPSLLLVSHGTASPTGQRAVAGLVAAVAERLPGFTVQLAHVDVQQPDVERSLAFLSHSPVVVVPALLSAGYHVHVDLERETRPRADVVLADSMGPDGRLAEVLDARLDQAGFRDEDDEVVLAVAGSSDERANEDCRAMAAMLSHRLGRNVTVGFLSAAEPRLDEAIERASRDGRRVIVSTYLLAPGYFHDLTVRLAGGAPVAAPLLGDDAPAFGLVDLVIDRFEAAWSTLAGVITPRDLR; encoded by the coding sequence ATGACTTTGCCATCGCTCCTGCTCGTCTCGCACGGGACCGCGTCACCCACCGGCCAGCGAGCCGTCGCCGGGCTGGTCGCGGCGGTCGCCGAGCGCCTGCCGGGATTCACCGTCCAACTCGCGCACGTCGACGTGCAACAGCCGGACGTGGAGCGCTCGCTCGCGTTCCTTTCGCACAGCCCCGTCGTGGTCGTGCCGGCCCTGCTCTCGGCCGGCTACCACGTGCACGTCGACCTGGAGCGCGAGACTCGACCCCGCGCCGATGTCGTGCTCGCCGACTCGATGGGGCCGGATGGTCGTCTCGCGGAAGTGCTCGACGCGCGGCTTGACCAGGCCGGATTTCGCGACGAGGACGACGAGGTGGTGCTGGCGGTCGCCGGTTCGAGCGACGAGCGCGCCAACGAGGACTGTCGCGCCATGGCGGCCATGCTGTCCCACCGGCTCGGGCGCAACGTGACGGTCGGCTTCCTCTCGGCCGCCGAGCCGCGGCTCGACGAGGCGATCGAGCGCGCCTCGCGCGACGGCCGGCGGGTCATCGTCTCGACGTACCTGCTCGCGCCCGGCTACTTCCACGATCTCACCGTGCGGCTCGCGGGCGGTGCGCCGGTCGCGGCGCCGTTGCTGGGCGACGACGCGCCCGCCTTCGGCCTCGTCGACCTCGTGATCGATCGGTTCGAGGCAGCGTGGTCGACCCTGGCCGGTGTTATTACGCCCCGCGACCTTCGGTGA
- a CDS encoding nitrite/sulfite reductase, translating to MSETEPQPAAPRARVAATRPPRGSAKPNGQWRIDGTAPLNPNEVWKQADGGLSVRERIETIYAERGFASIDPTDLHGRFRWWGLYTQRKPGIDGGKTATLEPHELEDEYFMLRVRIDGGQLSTEQLRVIAAISTEFGRDTADLTDRQNVQLHWIRVEDVPEIWRRLEAVGLMTTEACGDVPRVVLGSPVAGIAADELIDPTPQIEEITRRFVGDESLANLPRKFKSAITGHPSQDVVHEINDVAFVAVEHPDLGVGYDLWVGGGLSASPRLAERLGAFVRPDQVADTWHGVTQIFRDYGFRRLRNKARLKFLLADWGPERFRRVLQDEYLGYALADGPPAPKPATAGDHVGVHRQRDGRYYVGVTPIVGRVSGPILAALADVLEANGSRRLRTTPHQKLVILDVPEDRVESLVAALDELGLQARPSLIRRGTIACTGIEFCKLAIVETKVNATEAVLELETRLAELDLPHPLSLHVNGCPNSCARIQTADIGLKGQLVTIDGEQVPGYQVHLGGGLATNDRESPGLGRTVRGLKVRADGIADYVERVARRFLTDRDADTGETFAEWAHRADEEALQ from the coding sequence ATGAGCGAGACCGAACCGCAGCCCGCGGCGCCGAGGGCGCGCGTGGCAGCGACGCGACCGCCGCGCGGGTCGGCGAAACCGAACGGCCAGTGGCGGATCGACGGCACGGCGCCGCTCAACCCCAATGAGGTCTGGAAGCAGGCCGATGGCGGCCTGAGCGTGCGCGAGCGCATCGAGACGATCTATGCCGAGCGCGGATTCGCGAGCATCGACCCGACCGACCTGCACGGCAGGTTCCGGTGGTGGGGCCTGTACACGCAGCGCAAGCCCGGCATCGACGGCGGCAAGACAGCGACGCTCGAGCCGCACGAGCTCGAGGACGAGTACTTCATGCTGCGCGTTCGCATCGACGGCGGCCAATTGAGCACCGAGCAGCTGCGCGTCATCGCCGCCATCTCGACCGAGTTCGGTCGGGACACGGCCGACCTCACCGACCGCCAGAACGTGCAGTTGCACTGGATTCGGGTCGAGGACGTGCCCGAGATCTGGCGCCGCCTCGAGGCGGTCGGGCTCATGACCACTGAGGCCTGCGGCGACGTGCCCCGCGTCGTCCTCGGCTCGCCCGTCGCCGGCATCGCCGCCGACGAGCTCATCGATCCGACGCCTCAGATCGAAGAGATCACGCGTCGCTTCGTCGGCGACGAGTCGCTCGCGAACCTGCCGCGCAAGTTCAAATCGGCGATCACGGGGCACCCGAGCCAGGACGTGGTGCACGAGATCAACGACGTCGCATTCGTCGCCGTCGAGCATCCCGACCTCGGTGTCGGCTACGACCTGTGGGTCGGCGGAGGGCTCTCGGCGTCCCCCCGCCTCGCCGAACGGCTCGGCGCCTTCGTCCGGCCGGACCAGGTGGCCGACACCTGGCACGGGGTCACGCAGATCTTCCGCGACTACGGATTCCGGCGCCTGCGCAACAAGGCGCGTCTCAAGTTCTTGCTCGCCGACTGGGGCCCCGAGAGATTCCGCCGGGTGCTGCAGGACGAGTATCTGGGGTACGCCCTCGCCGACGGGCCGCCCGCCCCGAAACCGGCGACGGCGGGCGACCACGTCGGCGTGCACAGGCAGCGTGACGGTCGCTACTACGTCGGCGTCACGCCGATCGTCGGCCGCGTGTCCGGGCCGATCCTCGCGGCCCTCGCCGACGTGCTCGAGGCCAACGGCTCACGGCGCTTGCGCACGACGCCACACCAGAAGCTCGTGATCCTCGACGTTCCGGAAGACCGCGTCGAGTCGCTCGTCGCGGCCCTCGACGAGCTCGGCCTGCAGGCCCGCCCGAGCCTTATCCGCCGCGGCACGATCGCGTGCACCGGCATCGAGTTCTGCAAGCTCGCCATCGTCGAGACGAAGGTCAACGCGACGGAGGCCGTGCTCGAACTCGAGACGCGGCTCGCAGAACTCGACCTGCCGCATCCTCTCTCGCTCCACGTCAACGGCTGCCCGAACTCGTGCGCTCGCATCCAGACGGCCGACATCGGGCTCAAGGGACAGCTCGTGACCATCGACGGCGAGCAGGTGCCGGGCTACCAGGTGCACCTCGGCGGCGGCCTTGCGACGAACGACCGCGAATCGCCCGGGCTCGGGCGCACGGTGCGGGGCCTCAAGGTGCGCGCTGACGGCATCGCGGACTACGTCGAGCGCGTCGCCCGTCGCTTCCTGACCGACCGCGACGCGGACACCGGCGAGACCTTCGCCGAGTGGGCGCATCGAGCCGACGAGGAGGCGCTGCAGTGA
- a CDS encoding phosphoadenylyl-sulfate reductase has product MSGIRALPSGHKRSRDELSALAERGARELRSLEPDEASPAEVVAWVASTFPVDAAAVACSMADAALPHLVAEQLPGVDVLFLDTGYHFAETRDTRDEVARALDVRIVDVMPEQTVAEQDAEFGARLYERDAALCCERRKVGPLRAALAGYEVWFTGVRREEAPTRTNTPLVGWDERNGLIKVNPLAAWTFDDLLEYAGTHAVPVNLLVSNGYPSIGCRPCTKPVAPGDDPRSGRWAGLAKTECGLHL; this is encoded by the coding sequence GTGAGCGGGATCCGAGCGCTGCCCTCCGGCCACAAGCGCTCCCGCGACGAGCTCAGCGCCCTCGCCGAGCGCGGCGCGCGCGAGCTACGCAGCCTCGAACCCGACGAGGCATCGCCCGCCGAAGTCGTCGCGTGGGTCGCGAGCACGTTCCCGGTGGATGCCGCGGCCGTCGCGTGCTCCATGGCGGATGCCGCCCTGCCGCACCTCGTGGCAGAACAGCTGCCGGGCGTGGACGTGCTCTTCCTCGACACGGGCTACCACTTCGCCGAGACCCGCGACACGCGCGACGAGGTCGCGCGCGCCCTCGACGTACGGATCGTCGACGTGATGCCCGAGCAGACGGTCGCCGAGCAGGACGCCGAATTCGGCGCCCGCCTGTATGAGCGTGACGCCGCCCTCTGCTGCGAGCGTCGCAAGGTGGGCCCGCTGCGCGCCGCGCTCGCGGGATACGAGGTGTGGTTCACGGGTGTGCGCCGCGAGGAGGCGCCCACGCGAACGAACACGCCGCTCGTGGGATGGGACGAACGCAACGGCCTCATCAAGGTGAACCCCCTCGCGGCGTGGACCTTCGACGACCTGCTCGAGTACGCGGGAACGCACGCCGTGCCCGTGAATCTGCTCGTCTCTAACGGCTACCCCTCGATCGGGTGCCGACCCTGCACGAAACCGGTCGCCCCCGGCGACGATCCGAGGTCCGGTCGCTGGGCCGGCCTCGCCAAGACAGAATGCGGACTCCACCTATGA
- the cysD gene encoding sulfate adenylyltransferase subunit CysD has protein sequence MTITDQAARSPVRRDDATGSTPPARDAAATRPDAPRLTTLDRLEAEAIHVIREVVAEFERPVLLFSGGKDSVLVLHLAAKAFAPGRVPFPVLHVDTGHNFPEVLRFRDETVARLGIALEVARVQDYIDDGRLHDRADGTRNPLQTLPLLDAIAAGRHDAVFGGARRDEDKARAKERIISLRDEFGQWDPRNQRPELWSLYNGRHTPGQHVRAFPISNWTELDVWSYIARERIPLPSLYFAHEREVYARDGMWRPVGPFSPPRGDERVEVRTVRYRTVGDMSCTGAVESTAADLDAIVAEVAASTLTERGATRADDRLSEAAMEDRKKDGYF, from the coding sequence ATGACCATCACCGACCAGGCCGCCCGCTCGCCGGTGCGGCGCGACGACGCGACCGGAAGCACCCCTCCCGCACGCGACGCGGCGGCGACGCGCCCGGATGCTCCCCGCCTGACGACCCTCGACCGTCTCGAGGCGGAGGCGATCCACGTCATCCGCGAGGTGGTCGCAGAGTTCGAGCGCCCCGTGCTGCTGTTCTCGGGCGGGAAGGACTCGGTGCTCGTGCTGCATCTCGCCGCCAAGGCCTTCGCGCCCGGTCGCGTGCCGTTCCCCGTGCTGCACGTCGACACCGGTCACAACTTTCCCGAGGTGCTGCGGTTCCGCGATGAAACGGTCGCGCGACTCGGCATCGCGCTGGAAGTCGCCCGCGTGCAGGACTACATCGACGACGGGCGGCTGCACGACCGCGCCGACGGCACCCGCAACCCGTTGCAGACGCTGCCGCTGCTCGACGCGATCGCCGCGGGCCGCCATGACGCCGTCTTCGGCGGGGCGCGCCGCGACGAGGACAAGGCCCGCGCGAAGGAGCGCATCATCTCGCTGCGCGACGAGTTCGGGCAATGGGATCCGCGCAATCAGCGCCCGGAGCTCTGGAGCCTCTACAACGGGCGCCACACCCCGGGACAGCACGTGCGCGCCTTTCCGATCTCGAACTGGACCGAACTCGACGTCTGGAGCTACATCGCCCGCGAGCGCATTCCGCTGCCGTCGCTGTACTTCGCGCACGAGCGCGAGGTCTACGCGCGCGACGGCATGTGGCGGCCGGTCGGACCCTTCTCGCCGCCGCGCGGCGATGAGCGGGTCGAGGTGCGCACGGTCCGCTACCGCACGGTCGGCGACATGAGCTGCACGGGCGCCGTCGAATCCACCGCCGCCGACCTTGATGCGATCGTCGCCGAGGTCGCGGCATCGACCCTTACCGAGCGCGGCGCCACCCGCGCCGACGACCGCCTCAGCGAGGCGGCAATGGAAGACCGCAAGAAGGACGGGTACTTCTGA